The genomic window ATTAACAGCGGTAATTAAACCTGAGTTATTGACACTTGCCACTGAAGTGTTGTTTGATGAATAAGTGACATTGGTATTACTTGCATTATTTGGTAAAACAGAAGCGACTACAATATCCGTATTGCCTTCTTCAATGCTCAATTGAGAGTCTGATAAAGTCACCCCAGTCACCGGTACGTTAGAAGATCCTCCTCCCAACGTTACTTGATCCGTTTCCACCCAAACAGAACCACCATTGCCATTAACGGCTTTTATTCTAAAAGTATAGGTCCCATTTTCAACTAATCCAGAGATATCTACAGAAGTAGCATTTGCTCCACCATCAGGCATACCTGATGCTCTGTAGCTATCTCCTACAAGTTGTGCTTGAATATCAAAATAAGTTTCATTATCAGAATTATCATTCCAATGTAATTTGGCAGTTGTCGCTCCAGTAGACTCTACCCAAACCTGACATGGAGGATTTGGTTTCCCTGCACTAGAAACAGCATCACAATCACCATTACCTGTCGGTGGTGGTGTAGTTCCTCCTCCAGTTCCATCAGATACTTCGGTACCATTAATAAAAATCTTATCCAAATAGAATTTGCTTACGCCTCCACCCCATCTTTCAATAATAATCTTATTAAAATTAGTGGCATCAAAAGTTCCTCCTGATAAAGGAATAGAGATATCTGACCAAGAGTTGGCCGAAATGGTATTGTTCAATACATCATGGTATCCTCCGTCTGTACTTCCAATCTTAATATTGATGTTACTTAAACTACCACCAATACCATAAGCACTTAGGTTTAGCGTACCACCACTTGCATTTAAGCTAGAGAAATTGATGACTAATGAATGATCCGCACCTGGAGCCACCGACTGATCCAAACCTTCAACATAACGAGATTCGGTTCCTTCAATAGCCTGACCAGAACTAAATGATGATAAAACATTACCTGAAGCGTCCCATGAAAGGTCGTTAGCTTTGGCTGCATCACTAAAAATAAAATATTGATTTGCGTTAGGACTTTCCCATCCTTGCTCATCTATTGGAGGTAAAGCATCCGCTTGTCCACCGTTCAGTTTTCTTGTAAAAATCCCGGATCCCTGTGTAGCGACATATAATTTACTACCAATTTTCTTGATTTGTTTTGTCGTACTATAATGTAAATCTGATGTCCAATCTTGCCAATTCACACTACCATCGTTCTGTACTGTACCTTTCATTATACCATATCCCCAACGAACATCTTCCCATACATGGTAAGTGATATACAGGTCATCTCCATCGGTATACATGGCACTTGTTTGAATAATATGATGTGCAGGATCGTACCATGCAGGTTCTTCCAAGTAATTAAATAGATCGGCATCCCAAAGCACTGCACTTGCTCCAAATTGAGTAGCACCATTGTCCGCTCTTACAATACCTTTATAGCGTTCGTAAGTATAAACATACTTATTTCCTCCTTTATTGATGACTGCCACACCACCCCATTGTAAGTTGTTTGTTTGTCCTGATGATCTTGACATTTGCGTCCAAGAATACTCCCCATTTCCATTACGAGTACCTTTATACACTCCAGAATTATCTTTATAATAAACTTCATTGGTGTTCGATGAATTGATAGAAAAACCAGCTCCCAAAGTCGAACCTGTATGTATTTTTCTAAAATAAGGAGCTCCGGTGTTGATTAAACTTACAATATCATCACATAAGTATAATCCCGTATGCGTGATCACATATAACCTTTTGTAATCATTCGGATCGGCATGGAATTGCCAAATACGATTCTTAGGTAATCCTTTTTTATCTGTTGCTGAAGTACCAAATGCTAATCTTTGCCAATTGTGATCCGGTGCATTTTTATCAATTACTTTGTACAATAAGTTGGAATTAGCAGCAGGATTACCTCCTCCGAAACCAGAAGCAGCATCCATTAAAACAATAGCTGGATTGGATGGAATAACATGAACTCCATGTCCATCTTGTACTCCAAATGTTGTTCTAGATTGTACCCAAGAACCACCATTGTCCCAACTTTCTAAAGCCAAGTTGTCTGCTTGTCCTTGAATCAAATAGTTATCTATACCCGCTACATCATAGGTGAAAGTGGATGCCGTTCCTCTACTTCTATAAAAATCTAATCCATTTAGAGATTTTACATAGCCTGTACTCACCACTCTCCAATCTGCATTACCTTTGGCGGCATCACCTGTGAAATACGATTGTTGAGACTGGGTAAATACCCCACGAGTATAACCTGTATTGTTCCATGTACCCGGATAATACGTTTTATTTCTATTGTTCGTCACATAGTAGTTCCATCCAATATCGTAGTTTAAAGCATTGCTTGTTCCGTTATGATACATAATTACTTGAAAAGAAGCCGATGGAGTCGATCCATTAATACTCACTTCTGCTTCGAATAATCCTTCGTTAGGATTTTGGTCTCTTTGACTCACCAATACATAATGCTTTGACGAATTATCGTCTTGATAAACAAGTGGCTCCCACATATTATGGCTATCCCAAGCACCTTTACCCAAATCTGTCCAAGTTCCTGAAGCTATATTTTGAGCAAACAGTCTTGTGAACCCTCCTTTTCTATACAATGCATATATCCATTTTCCATCTTTTGTAAAATCTGCACCCCAGCAATATTGGTTATCAATACCAGAAGGACCATTTACTTTAGACCAATTACTTCCCTTGTTGGTCGATTTATATAGACCATCGCTTGTGGCAATGTAAACATGATTGCTATTGGTTGGCAAGACTTGAATACTTTGCACTCTTGGATCACCACTGCCAAAGTTAGCCCACGATGAAGTATTCCAAGTATTTCCTCCATCATGACTATACCAAATTTGTTTTGTGTCGGTTGTTTCTTGAGGATAGTGCCTTAAGTGACCATCGTTTCCTCGCCAATTAATACCTGCATAGATATTATTGGTATTGGATGGATCAATTTCAATCACCCCAATAGTTTTGTCGGCCGTTTCCTGTACTAAAGTATAAGAACTTCCTTTGTTGGTACTTTTACTTAATCCTTTAGCATGACCAACAAAAAATTTGTTTCCTCTACCTTCAATTTTAAGGACAAAAGTGGTAGGTAAATCTTTACCAGACCAATTCCAAGAAGTACCATAATCGTTGGAGTAGTAGAAGCCCTCCATATCGGAAGCTACAAACATTCTTCCCGGTGTAGAAGGATCACAAGAGACCCCTTGTACTCTACCTCCTGCTCCAGGGTTGAGTTGTTGCCAATCTTGTGCATACGTTGAAATGCTGAAAAATAGCAAGACAAATAAGTAGTAATTCAATACTTTCATACTGGTTTTCATTTCATTAAAAAAACATAAGGCGTTAGTTGGTTGTGCCTCTAATTATAAGTGTAAAGAACACGCTATCAGAAAACTGATTTCTATTTTTTTAAAGAAATAAAGAAAATAACAATGAGTAGTATACTAGACAAATAAGGCCTATCATATATAAAAATTGACTTTATACCACGACAAATGACTTTAAATAAACATTGTATTTCAATGTGAGTTCATGATTAAAAAAAGAGGTGATCTCAATAATGTGATCACCTCTACTACATAAGACTTATATAAATTTTATTCTACAATTGCTGACAATTGAGTGTTAAACACTAGCTTACCTGAATTGATCAGATCTTTATGCTCAATGCTAAACCCTTTTAAAGTTTCTCCATTGCCATTAGTGACATTGTCAAAATAATCACCCTGACCATTTTTCTCTAAAGCAATTACTTTACCTCCATACACATATTCGTCTAAGTGTAACTGAACATGGTTGAATTTCGGGGTAGTTAATTGATAGGTTGGAATACCTGGAGCATCTGGGAAAATTCCCAATTGCGTCATCACTAACCAAGCTGACATTGTTCCCGCATCATCATTACCCGGAATACCAATAGGAGCATTTTTGAAATACTTTTCAGATTCTGCTTTTGTATATTTCTGAGTGTAATGATGTTTTTTATCCAAGTAGTTGAACAAGTATGGGAAAGTAATATCCGGCTCGTTTGATAAATCAAAATGTCCTTCCTCGAACAATGCCTCTAAATTCGTAAAGTAAGCTTCTTCACCCATTAACTCTTTCAACTCGTTCATAGCATGAGGAACAAAAAATCTATATTGCCATGCTGTACCTTCGCAATACCCTTTTCCTCCACTGCCTTTCCAACGGATATCAAAATGTCTGTCTAAAGGATTGAATGGCTCCATCCATTCTCCGGCTTTTGTCTTAGGACGGAAGAATTGAGTTTCAGCATCATATAGTTTTTTGAAAGACATACTTTGCTCATACATTTGTTTTGCTACATCATCTTTACCCAAAGCTTCTGCAAATTTTGAGATGGTATAATCAGCAAAATTGTACTCTAATGTAGTTGAAACAGGTCCCCAAACAATACCATTATGGAAAGTGAAATCCTTCGGATCTCCACCTCTATCATCTATAGGGCAATAACCTAATTCAATATAGTTTTTGATACCCGGACGAAGAGGATTGTTCTCTTTAGTTGTTGCTCCTTTTAACATGGCCTCTAGGGCAACATCTGTGTCAAAATCTGTGATACCTTTCATGTAGGTATCTACGATAACAGGAACAGCAGGGTCTCCGACCATTACCCACGACTCATTACCGTACAATTCCCATTTTGGTAACCAACCCGACTCTTTATACATTTCCAGCATTGTTACCGTCATATCTCTTTGCTCTTTAGGATAAAGTAAGGCATTTAATGGGTGTACGGAACGATAAGTATCCCATAAAGAATAAGCTGAATAACGTGTGTATCCTTCTGCTTTACCAACGCCCTCTTTTTCCATTAATGGATATTCTCCATTTATATCACTAATTACATGAGGCATAATAATGCTGTGGTATAAAGCTGTATAGAACACGGTTTTATCTGTAATATCTCCTTCAGCAATTTCAACTTTAGAAAGTTGTTTTTCCCATTCTGCTTTAGCAGCAAGCTTGATGTCTTCGAAAGAAAGATCGCGTTGTTCCTGTGATAGGTTCAACTTTGCATTGGCTACAGAAACAAAAGAGATACCTACTTTTACATCTAAAGTAGATGGTTTGTTATCAAATAATAGAGCAACGCCCACATCTTTACCAGATGCCTTTTTACTGTTTATTTCTTTTTGATCTTTGAATACCTTAATTTCTTTTGGTTCCCCAATCACTTCTAAGGCAAAATAGATTTTAGCAATACCTTCACAATCACAGAACTCACCATCCAATTGGTAACCTGTAATTGTACCGTCTTCTTCTACATTAATTTCTCCTCCTTTCATATGACTCATCTGAGAAGCTAAATCGATATACATATTCGATTTTTTCACTTCTGGATTGAAAGAGAAATTGTAACGAGCAGAACGTTTCGTTGCCGTCATTTCAGCTTTTAACTTATGCTGATTTAAGATGACTTTATAATAACCCGGTTCAGCGACTTCTGAATTGTAAGACGATTTAAAACTATCAGACGATAAGTCTAACTCACCCGTTGATAATTTGATCGGAATACTACCTCCACCAGGACATCCTACTCCTGAAAGGTTAATCGAACTGAATCCATAAATAAAAGGATCGCCATGTTCGTACGTTGCAGGAGTTCCAGCTCTTAATCTAAAATCTTTTGTTTGTGGGTTAGGAGAAGCCATACCCCAAGGTAATACAGCACCTGGATAAGTATTTCCTTTGTTTAGCGTTCCAATAAATGGATTTACATAATCAGTTACGCTTACAGTTTCAATTTCTTGTTGTTGCGTAGGGAGTTGAGAACAACTGCTACCTACTGCTAACACCAGTAAAATTGATAATAGTTTTTTACTAAAATATTTCATCTGATATTCCCTATTTTAAAAAATCTCATTGTACACATTTCATTTTCAAACCGAATAAATACTATCAATCTTTTAATAATTTGCTCGGATTGTATTACGAAAGTAGGCGATGGTAAAATAGAATCGTTTGCGATTCATTAATTAGAAGAAAAAGGGGTAAACAGAAGAAAATAGTTGTATAAACATAGTGTCTAGAGTGATTTCTAACTTCTGTGGATTCATAAAATCACAGAGGTTAGAAGAGAAATTACTCCTTATAAATACTAGACATTACCTTTTAAATTATGGCATATAGGACATTTTTTAACGCTTTAGCCTAATTGTACATCAGTTAGAAAGTTAGATTTAAGAATATACTTTATATCATTTTTCAATTTTCATATCCATCAATAAATCACATTAATTCTTATGCACTTTCTTAAAAGTGAAGTGGTCTTCCTTCAGGATAAAGTACATTGAAGCATGAAATTTTAATGTAATTATGAAACAACATCAACTAGTACTAGCTCTATTTGCTTGCCTGAGCTTTTGGAGTTGTACCGAAAAGGCTTCAAAACAAAAACGACCAAATATCCTTTTTATAATGTCCGATGATCATGCCTATCAGGCGATCAGTGCGTACGGATCTAAACTTATTCAAACTCCCAACATCGACCGACTTGCTGATGAGGGAATTTTATTTCACAATGCTTGTGTGACCAATTCTATTTGTGCTCCTTCAAGGGCAACAATTCTAACTGGTAAACACACACATATCAACGGAAAAATGGACAATGTTCATCCATTTGATACTACTCAAATGACCTTTCCGCAAATCTTCCAAAAGGCAGGATACGAAACGGCAATGTATGGCAAACTACATTTTGGAAATAATCCCAAAGGTTTCGACGATTTTATGATTTTACCTGACCAAGGAAATTATATCAATCCAGATTTTATAACTCCTGAAGGCGACACAACGCTTATGGGATATGTAACTGATTTGATTACCGATTTAACCATCGATTGGTTAAAAAAGAAAAGGGATGAAGATAAACCTTTTATGATGATGTATTGGCAAAAGGCTCCACATAGACCATGGTGGCCAAGAGCCGATAAATTCAAAAAATATTCTCAAATGTCATTTCCTGAGCCCGAATCATTATTTGATGATTACTCAGGTAGGGGCACTGCCGCTAAAACTGCAGAAATGAATATTTATTCCCATATGACTTACAATCACGATAGTAAGATTAGACCGGAAACACTTAAAAGAATGGGACAAATCGACCCTGATGTACCTTTATATAAAAATGGATTTACCTACCCTTACAACAGAGCTACATTAGAACAAAAAGCGGCATACGATCCTGTTGTTGATAGCATCAATTTGTATTTTGAAACGCATTGGCCAAAGATGTCTAGGGAGGAGAAAATGAGATGGAAATATCAACGATATATGCAAGATTATTTGGGTTGTATCGAGTCCGTAGACGAAAACGTAGGTCGCGTATTGGATTATTTAGATGAAAGTGGTTTAGCTGAAAATACTATTGTGGTTTACACCTCTGACCAAGGTTTTTACTTAGGAGAACATGGATGGTTCGATAAACGATTTGCTTATAATGAATCGTTTAAAACACCTCTCTTAATTCGTTGGCCATCTAAGATTAAAGCAGGATCAGTAAATGACGATTTGGTACAAAATTTAGATTTTGCTCAAACTCTTCTGGAAGCCGCCAATATTGATGCTCCTAATGATATGCAAGGTGAAAGCTTGATGCCTATTCTTACTGGAAATAATAAGGAATGGACTCGTGATGCCGTTTATTATCACTATTATGCTTATCCGGCTTATCATATGGTGAAAAAGCATTATGCTATTGTAAAAAAAGATTATAAACTTATTCATTTCTATGATGATGTAGACGAGTGGGAATTGTACGATAGACAAAAAGATCCCAACGAAATGAATAGTGTTTACGACGACCCTAAGTATGCCGATATAGTCAAAGAACTAAAAGGCGAGTTAGATGGGTTAAGAAAGAAATACAAAGTAATCGATTAAGCTAAAAATGGTCCAAGTGTTTTGCAAAGAGATACTTGAACCCAAAACTGTTAGAGATCTCCCGATCTCTTTATAAACAAACTATTTATTATGGTACAATTAACATCTTACCCCTTAGCAGTAATACTTCTGGTTATTACCATGCTCAGTTGGGGTTCTTGGGCAAACACACAAAAACTGACAAGTGGAAAACAATGGCCTTTTCAGCTTTTTTATTGGGACTACTCTATTGGTGTCATCATCATGTCCCTATTATTTGGATTTACAATCGGAACATTAGGGGATACGGGAAGGAGTTTTACAGAGGATCTTCTTCAAGCATCGACAACGGCATTATTTTATGCTTTTATTGGTGGAGTGGTTTTTAACTTAGCCAATATATTAATTGTTGCCGCCATCGATTTAGCAGGAATGGCCATCGCATTCCCTATAGGTATTGGTATTGCGCTTGTTGAAGGAACAATTATCAATTATATCAACTCACCTGTAGGTAATCCTATACTCATCTTTTCGGGAATGAGCTGTATTGTTATCGCTATAATTATAGATGCTTTGGCTTATAAGCGGCTTCCACAGAAGGAAGATACCAATTTCTCCAAAGGTATAATTATATCAGTCATTGGAGGTTTGCTTATGGGGTTATTCTTTTATCTTTTACAAGTTGCATTAGCTTCTAGTTTTGAAAACCCTGAAGCTGGTAAAATGGAGCCTTTTGCTGCTGCTTTTATCTTTTCGATTGGTATATTTATTTCTAATTTTATTTGGAATACTTGGGCAATGAAAAAACCTTTTAAAGGTCCAAAAGTAAATTATAGTGACTATTTTAAAGGTGGCTTTAAGATTCATATAGTCGGTATTCTAGGTGGAATAATATGGTGTACCGGTAATGTATTAGCCAATTACACCTCTGAAGTAGCAGGTGGAGCAATTGCCTATGGTTTAGGTCAAGGTGCCACAATGGTGGCTTCTATTTGGGGTGTATTTGTATGGAAAGAATTTAAAGATGCTCCCAAAGGCACCAACACTTTATTATTCTTTATGTTCTTATTTTTCATCATCGGATTATCATTATTAATCAGTGCAAGACTCACTTAATATCATGAAAAAAATTATAGTTATTGGTAGCTCAAATACAGATATGGTGGTGAAATCACCTAGAATTCCTGCACCCGGCGAGACTATCCTAGGTGGGAAGTTTATGCAAGTAGCAGGTGGTAAAGGAGCGAATCAAGCAGTAGCTGCGGCTCGATCTGGAGGACTCGTATCTTTTATTGGTAAAATAGGAAATGATACGCTTGGGAATGAAGCTAAAAAGGGGTTAGATAGGGAAAATATTGATACATCCAATATGTATGTTGATCCAACGAATCCTTCTGGGGTTGCCTTAATTTTTGTGAGTGAGGAAGGGGAAAATAGTATTTCTGTGGCCTCAGGAGCGAATGATACATTAAGTCCAGAAGACATTACCCACTCTGAATCTTTTATCAAAGAACATGATATTCTATTGGTTCAGTTTGAGACTCCCATGCCCACGGTAAGAAAGGCAATAGAAGTGGCTAAAAAACATCAACTAAAAGTAATTGTTAACCCTGCCCCTGCAGGTCAACTTCAAGAAGATTTATTTCCATTAATTGACCTTATTATTCCGAATGAAACAGAAACGGAATTGATTACCGGTATTAAGATTACTGATCATGAAAGCATGGTCAACGCTGCCGATCAATTATTGGCCAAGGGAGTAAAGAATGTTTTAATCACTTTGGGTTCAAAAGGAGTATACCTCAAAAATGAAGAGATGGATACTATTGTTCCCGCATATAAAGTCAATGCAAAAGATACTACCGCTGCTGGAGATACATTTTGTGGAGCATTATCTGTGGCATTATCAAATGATCAACTTTTGTTGGAAGCTATCGAGACAGCCAATGCTTCTGCCGGTTTATCCACTCAAAAAGACGGTGCCCAGACTTCAATTCCTTATCAAAAAGAAGTCATTGATTTTATGGAAAAGAACACTGCTAAAAAATAGTCTGATTCATCGATTACTCTTTATCAAAAAAGCTTCAATTTTTGTCTAGAAACTGACAAAAATTGAAGCTTTCTTTATTCAAGCCACTTTACAAAAAATCTATTTTTGTTTAGGTCTAAATACCTTCATCTCTTCTGGATTCGTTTCAATATATGCACCACCAATTAGGTCGATGCAATAAGGAATTGCAGGAAAAACAACCTCCAAACACTCTTTGATAGATTTAGGTTTTCCAGGTAGATTCACAATTAGTGTGCTTCCTCTCACTCCCGCAGTCTGACGAGAAAGAATGGCTGTTGGTACATACTGCAAGCTTACCTGACGCATCTGTTCTCCGAATCCAGGAAGCATTTTATCACAAACTGCTTCTGTTGCTT from Flammeovirga yaeyamensis includes these protein-coding regions:
- a CDS encoding fibronectin type III domain-containing protein — protein: MKTSMKVLNYYLFVLLFFSISTYAQDWQQLNPGAGGRVQGVSCDPSTPGRMFVASDMEGFYYSNDYGTSWNWSGKDLPTTFVLKIEGRGNKFFVGHAKGLSKSTNKGSSYTLVQETADKTIGVIEIDPSNTNNIYAGINWRGNDGHLRHYPQETTDTKQIWYSHDGGNTWNTSSWANFGSGDPRVQSIQVLPTNSNHVYIATSDGLYKSTNKGSNWSKVNGPSGIDNQYCWGADFTKDGKWIYALYRKGGFTRLFAQNIASGTWTDLGKGAWDSHNMWEPLVYQDDNSSKHYVLVSQRDQNPNEGLFEAEVSINGSTPSASFQVIMYHNGTSNALNYDIGWNYYVTNNRNKTYYPGTWNNTGYTRGVFTQSQQSYFTGDAAKGNADWRVVSTGYVKSLNGLDFYRSRGTASTFTYDVAGIDNYLIQGQADNLALESWDNGGSWVQSRTTFGVQDGHGVHVIPSNPAIVLMDAASGFGGGNPAANSNLLYKVIDKNAPDHNWQRLAFGTSATDKKGLPKNRIWQFHADPNDYKRLYVITHTGLYLCDDIVSLINTGAPYFRKIHTGSTLGAGFSINSSNTNEVYYKDNSGVYKGTRNGNGEYSWTQMSRSSGQTNNLQWGGVAVINKGGNKYVYTYERYKGIVRADNGATQFGASAVLWDADLFNYLEEPAWYDPAHHIIQTSAMYTDGDDLYITYHVWEDVRWGYGIMKGTVQNDGSVNWQDWTSDLHYSTTKQIKKIGSKLYVATQGSGIFTRKLNGGQADALPPIDEQGWESPNANQYFIFSDAAKANDLSWDASGNVLSSFSSGQAIEGTESRYVEGLDQSVAPGADHSLVINFSSLNASGGTLNLSAYGIGGSLSNINIKIGSTDGGYHDVLNNTISANSWSDISIPLSGGTFDATNFNKIIIERWGGGVSKFYLDKIFINGTEVSDGTGGGTTPPPTGNGDCDAVSSAGKPNPPCQVWVESTGATTAKLHWNDNSDNETYFDIQAQLVGDSYRASGMPDGGANATSVDISGLVENGTYTFRIKAVNGNGGSVWVETDQVTLGGGSSNVPVTGVTLSDSQLSIEEGNTDIVVASVLPNNASNTNVTYSSNNTSVASVNNSGLITAVNAGTAVITVTTQDGGFTDQVNVTVTSASTPPTGNGDCSATSGGGKPNPPCGVWVEATSATTAILHWNDNSDNETYFDIQAQLEGDSFRASGMPDGAANGTSVEITGLTAGAKYIFRIKAVNGSGGSVWVETDQVQLFSGGRLAGQEHVFDKMVIAPNPSNGQFTIQSDTAGTGFIVNQLGVKVSDVTWQEGSTSFSLSLASGMYVLVSNDSNERKKLIIR
- a CDS encoding GH92 family glycosyl hydrolase, whose amino-acid sequence is MKYFSKKLLSILLVLAVGSSCSQLPTQQQEIETVSVTDYVNPFIGTLNKGNTYPGAVLPWGMASPNPQTKDFRLRAGTPATYEHGDPFIYGFSSINLSGVGCPGGGSIPIKLSTGELDLSSDSFKSSYNSEVAEPGYYKVILNQHKLKAEMTATKRSARYNFSFNPEVKKSNMYIDLASQMSHMKGGEINVEEDGTITGYQLDGEFCDCEGIAKIYFALEVIGEPKEIKVFKDQKEINSKKASGKDVGVALLFDNKPSTLDVKVGISFVSVANAKLNLSQEQRDLSFEDIKLAAKAEWEKQLSKVEIAEGDITDKTVFYTALYHSIIMPHVISDINGEYPLMEKEGVGKAEGYTRYSAYSLWDTYRSVHPLNALLYPKEQRDMTVTMLEMYKESGWLPKWELYGNESWVMVGDPAVPVIVDTYMKGITDFDTDVALEAMLKGATTKENNPLRPGIKNYIELGYCPIDDRGGDPKDFTFHNGIVWGPVSTTLEYNFADYTISKFAEALGKDDVAKQMYEQSMSFKKLYDAETQFFRPKTKAGEWMEPFNPLDRHFDIRWKGSGGKGYCEGTAWQYRFFVPHAMNELKELMGEEAYFTNLEALFEEGHFDLSNEPDITFPYLFNYLDKKHHYTQKYTKAESEKYFKNAPIGIPGNDDAGTMSAWLVMTQLGIFPDAPGIPTYQLTTPKFNHVQLHLDEYVYGGKVIALEKNGQGDYFDNVTNGNGETLKGFSIEHKDLINSGKLVFNTQLSAIVE
- a CDS encoding sulfatase family protein, with product MKQHQLVLALFACLSFWSCTEKASKQKRPNILFIMSDDHAYQAISAYGSKLIQTPNIDRLADEGILFHNACVTNSICAPSRATILTGKHTHINGKMDNVHPFDTTQMTFPQIFQKAGYETAMYGKLHFGNNPKGFDDFMILPDQGNYINPDFITPEGDTTLMGYVTDLITDLTIDWLKKKRDEDKPFMMMYWQKAPHRPWWPRADKFKKYSQMSFPEPESLFDDYSGRGTAAKTAEMNIYSHMTYNHDSKIRPETLKRMGQIDPDVPLYKNGFTYPYNRATLEQKAAYDPVVDSINLYFETHWPKMSREEKMRWKYQRYMQDYLGCIESVDENVGRVLDYLDESGLAENTIVVYTSDQGFYLGEHGWFDKRFAYNESFKTPLLIRWPSKIKAGSVNDDLVQNLDFAQTLLEAANIDAPNDMQGESLMPILTGNNKEWTRDAVYYHYYAYPAYHMVKKHYAIVKKDYKLIHFYDDVDEWELYDRQKDPNEMNSVYDDPKYADIVKELKGELDGLRKKYKVID
- a CDS encoding GRP family sugar transporter, with protein sequence MVQLTSYPLAVILLVITMLSWGSWANTQKLTSGKQWPFQLFYWDYSIGVIIMSLLFGFTIGTLGDTGRSFTEDLLQASTTALFYAFIGGVVFNLANILIVAAIDLAGMAIAFPIGIGIALVEGTIINYINSPVGNPILIFSGMSCIVIAIIIDALAYKRLPQKEDTNFSKGIIISVIGGLLMGLFFYLLQVALASSFENPEAGKMEPFAAAFIFSIGIFISNFIWNTWAMKKPFKGPKVNYSDYFKGGFKIHIVGILGGIIWCTGNVLANYTSEVAGGAIAYGLGQGATMVASIWGVFVWKEFKDAPKGTNTLLFFMFLFFIIGLSLLISARLT
- the rbsK gene encoding ribokinase — protein: MKKIIVIGSSNTDMVVKSPRIPAPGETILGGKFMQVAGGKGANQAVAAARSGGLVSFIGKIGNDTLGNEAKKGLDRENIDTSNMYVDPTNPSGVALIFVSEEGENSISVASGANDTLSPEDITHSESFIKEHDILLVQFETPMPTVRKAIEVAKKHQLKVIVNPAPAGQLQEDLFPLIDLIIPNETETELITGIKITDHESMVNAADQLLAKGVKNVLITLGSKGVYLKNEEMDTIVPAYKVNAKDTTAAGDTFCGALSVALSNDQLLLEAIETANASAGLSTQKDGAQTSIPYQKEVIDFMEKNTAKK
- the mog gene encoding molybdopterin adenylyltransferase — its product is MSNKELKIGIINVSDRASRGEYEDLPGKEVRRLMNLWLTCPWEEVYKVVPDEQDQLEDRMIKMAMKGCSLIVTTGGTGPALRDVTPEATEAVCDKMLPGFGEQMRQVSLQYVPTAILSRQTAGVRGSTLIVNLPGKPKSIKECLEVVFPAIPYCIDLIGGAYIETNPEEMKVFRPKQK